ACCCACTGAAATGACCCCTGGTGGTCATCGACGGTACGACCTGACCAAGATCCAGACGATGGGGTTCCGACCAGTTGGTCAACCAGACCGCAAAACGGTCACCTATGCGCGGGTGTCATCGAAGGATCAACAAGCAGACCTACAACGACAGGCCCATGTGCTCGAACGCTATTGTGCGTCGCAAGGGTGGATAGACGAGGTGATCTCCGATTTGGGTTCCGGTATGAACTGCCAGCAGAAAAGTCTCAAGCGCTTACTCGACGGCATCGTCAACGGAGAGGTTGAAAAGACTGGTTCTCACCCACACAGACCGACTTGAGGTTTGGTGCAGAGCTAGTGTTTGCCGTTTGTGCGGCGAGAGAGTGCGAAGTGCTCATCATCAACCAAGGCCGAGATCCCTCCTTTGAAGAAGATCTAGCAAACGACGTCTTGGAGATCATTGAGGTCTTTGGTGCTCGGTTCTACGGATCACGATCACACAAGGCGAAACGGATGATTGAATCCATGACCGAGGCGGTCGATAATCCGTGATAACCGCCCACAAGGGGCCGTCCACAAGCAGGCTAGCCACCGTGTGCGAGCTGGCGGTACAGCGTGTTTCGCGTATAACTGGAGATTAGCTCGTTGGAAAGAGCGCTACGAAGCTCATAAGGCAGACCCCTCTGTCCTGGCTCCAAGCCAGTACTTGCTTCGGTGCGAACTCAACAGCATCAAGCGTGAACCGTTCCCGTGGATGATGGATGTCACCAAGTGTGCACCCCAAGAAGCACTGATTGATTTGGGGTCGTCGTTCGACAACTTCTTCAAGGGCAGAGGTCGGTATCCAAAATTCAAGAAGAAGGGCATTTGCGACTCCTTCTCTTTGTCGAGCGGGACTTTCGGAGTAGACCCCAACCGAGTCCGAATACCGAAATTTGGGTATGTTCGCATGTCAGAGCCATTGCGTTTTGATGGGCGCATACTCTCGGCCACCGTATCAAGACGAACAGACCAATGGTTCGTAAGTTTTGCAGTTGAAGTCGATGATTCCTCTCCCACCATCAAAACCAAACGCTCGGTCGGTGTCGATCTTGGGGTTAAGACGCTGGCGACGCTCTCAAACGGAGAGAAGAGCGATGGGCCGAAAGCACAAGCCAAATTACTCAAGAAGCAACACCGACTCAGCAAACAGCTCAGTCGCAAGCAGAAAGGTTCAAAGAACAGGCACAAAGCACAACTGAAGCTGGCGAGACTCAACGCGAGGATCGCCGACATAGGTAACGACTCACTCCACAAACTCACTACCGAACTGGCCTCGAACTACGAAGTGATCTGCATTGAAGCCTTGCATGTCCCTGGCATGGTTAACAACCACAACCTTGCAAGAGCTGTGTCTGACATGGGGTTCTTCGAGTTCAAGCGACAGCTCTCGTACAAGTGCGAGAAGTTCGGTAGTCAGCTCGTGATTATTGACCGTTGGTATCCAAGCTCGAAGACTTGTTCCGCCTGCGGACGAGTAGCCGCGTCTATGCCGTTGAGCGTCCGTGAGTGGACCTGCGACGGTTGTGGTGCTTCCCATGACCGAGACACCAACGCGGCGAGTTCCGCCGGAAGTAACGACTGTGGAGAAGAAAGCTCTGGCCAAACACCAAGCCTAGGTTTGGCGTCTGGTGAAACTGGCTCCGACGAAGCAGTAAGTGAACTGCAAACCTACGTGAGTGGATTTGTGTGAGGTTCATAGAACGGTTGAAGCGAGCGCGCCGACAGTGACTGGATGGATCGTGCGACTGAGGGCGTGGTGACGTGTCAGTTGAGCTGTGCTCGATCAAGCAGCGATCGTCGATCGACTGGCCTTCAATCTACTGGTCCTCGATGAGTTGAAGCGGTGTTGAGCGAGGATCCGTGCAGCGGATAAGGATGACCTGCGTCGTGATATTGAAGGCTCCGTCGCATTCGATGAGGGCTTGAACCTTGTCGCCAAAGGGCGTGAGCAGATCGTACCCTAACTCGCTGGTCGTCATCGCAGCGGTGGTCGATGCTGCGTAGGCGAAGAGCGCCTCCGCGTTGTCACAACGCGGCGAGCTGGTAAGGAGCCTTGATTCGACGTGGTGAAAGGTGGCACCGGCGTCGGCGAGCAATCGATCAATAGGCAGCTCAAGGTTCATCAAGGCAAGGTTTGGTTCCTGGGTGTTAAGCCCTCGATCGTCGAGAAGCTCGTCCCAGAGCCGGCGCATCTCTTGAAGGTGGATCTCGGTGTTGGAAGTTGCGATGAGAACACCTTCGGGGGTGAGGACGCGAGCGAATTGGGCCAAGGCCTGTTGGGGGTGCGCCAAATGATAGAGCATGTGGGCAGCGACGATGCGATCGATCGAGGCGCTGGTAAAGGGGAGTGTCTCAGCGTCGGCCACGACTCGTGTCCATGTTCCACCGACCCCTTTGAGCATGCCGAGGGAGAGGTCGAGGGCGATCGCCGAGCCGCCATCTTTGGTGATGGCATGTGCATAGCGCCCGTCCCCGGTACCGACATCGAGTGCGCGCATGCCTTGGGTGACACCTAGGGCATCGCGGACCTCGGCGACGAGATCGATCTTGGGCTGTTGATAGTCATAGATGGCGATCCTCGCTCCGAGTCGTGTCGCATCAGCGTAGGCGAACGACGTCAGGTAGGAGTGGTCGACCCTGCGTCGCTCCATCATGATCGCTCCATCAGGATCGCTCTATCAGGGCTGCCCCACCATGGTTGATCGGTCCACGGTGTCATCAGTCGCCGTCAGTCCCCGGATCTTGGTCGTCACCCGCGGGGTAACGGTAGAAGCCTTCTCCGGACTCGACCCCAAGTTTGCCCTGATCGAGGAGGTGTTCTTTTAGGTAGTTGGCGAACGCTTGCTGGTTGGCATCGCCGGCCGCAGACACCGCGTACGCGGTGCGAATTCCGATGACGTCAAAGACTTGGAAGGGCCCGGCTGGGGCACCCGTGGCGGTCCGCCAGGTCAGGTCGATCATCGCTGGGTCGGCGGCCCCATCCATGAAGAGCGAGCTTGCCGCCATCAGCCATGGGACCAGGAGCGAATTGAGCAGGTAACCTGCCTGCTCCTTCTTGATCTCGATCGGGATCATACCGATCTGCTTGGCAAAGGTCACCACTTGCTCGTAGATGGCGGGGTCGGTGGACGAGGTACCCATGACTTCCGCGGTGTTGTGTCGCCAGATCTGGTTGGCAAAGTGCAGCGCTAAGAATCGATCTGGGCGTCCGGTTGCGTCCATCAGGTCGCTCGGGAGCAGCGTCGAGGTGTTGGTGGCAATGATCGTCGTCGGTGCCAACATGGGCCCAAGCTTTGTATAAAAGCTCCGCTTGATCTCAAGGTCCTCTGGAATGGCCTCAATCACGAGGTCGGCTCCTTGCGCAGCCTCGCTGAGGTCGGTCGTTAGGGTGATTCTCTCGAACCCCGCCTGTGCCTTGACCGGATCACGATCGAGAACGCGGATCCCATAGCTATCACGTAACTGCTCGAGTCTCACCCGGCCCACGTCAAGGCTCTCCTGGTTAACGTCGTAACCGGTGACTGCAAAGCCGGAGTAGGCGCTGTGGTAGGCGATCTGGGCGCCTAAAACTCCAAGTCCGGCGACGACGACATGGTGAAATTGCTTCATAACCAAGATGGTACTACTGCAGCGCTTCGATCTTCGTATTCTCGGCGCTGGTCTTGATCCTGGTGCCGTTACCACTGTTAAAAAGCGATGCGTTCAAGCACGGTCCACTTGCTCCCGCAAGCTGAGTCACCTGAAACTGGTCGCTCGACAACGATCCTGGTTGCTCGGTGGTCACCTGACAAAGGAAGCTCTGGACGGCCTGCGAGACCGACCCATTTGCGCTGGTGTTGACGCCGAGATTTGAGAACGTGACGGGGGAGTTGAGGGTTGGAACCTGAAGGATGGCCCCATTCGTCGTCGATGGTGCCTCCACGATCCACTCAGCCGATGCGCCAGGACCGTTGTAGGTCTGGGTTGTGGTAAAGGCGTTGCCGGTGGTGTCGTCGATGATCTGAATCTCCCAGTTGGCGGCGCTGTCGGTCTTGTAGATGTTGATGGTCACCTGATCGCCTGCGGAGATGGTGAGGGTGTTGACATTGGTCTGCACGTTTGGGAGGATCTCCCACCACGGATAGACCTGATAGGTCGAACCGTTCCCGACCGGCGTGAGCTCAACCCCAGCCTGGATCAACGATGCGTTGTTGGCGCCATCGATGCCGACCCATTCAGAGAGCGAGCAGGTTGGCCCCGGTTGAGAACCCAAGCAGTAGGAGGGTTGGTTGGCCGAGAGCGTAGGGACAATAAAGGTTCCGGTGATCGCGTCATAGCTCCCCGGTTCGACGTAGTAGCCGGCCCAGTTCGACGAGGCCTGCGGCGTGACGCTGGTGGTGAGACCCTGGAGTGGCTCGGTGACGGCGAGGTCGAGAGACTGGGTGCTCGTGGCAGCGCCATTCGTCGCCGTCACGGTGACGGTCGAGACCCCCGGGCTTGTCGGGGTCCCCTGGATGGTCCCAGACTGGGTCAAGCTGAGGCCGGCTGGCAATCCCGTTGCGCTCAACGTACCTGCCGTCCCCAGGTTGGTAGCGGTGATCGACGAAGCATAGGGCTCGCCCACGATCGCGCTCGGCAACGCAGTCGTGGTGATCGTCGGTGTCGTGGACGTGGCGGCCATCGCAACGATTGGAGCAGAGATGCGCTTGCCCACGAGGCTGCCCTCGAATGGCGCATCCCCAAAGTCAAAGACTCCACCGTCGGCCGCCACCATCCAGTATCCGCCACCGTTCGGTGCCGCAGCCATCCCCACGATCGGAGCATTGAGTGGATGCGACCCCCCAAGCCCGGTCAACCCATAGGTGTAAGTCGACCCGTAAGAAGGTGTCCCGAACGCATAGGCACCCCCATCCTTGCTGGCGAGATAGTAGCCAGGCTGTGAAGGGGCCGTGTCCGCGGTGAGTTGGGTTGCACCCAAAGTAGACGTTTGGCTCGGTGGTCGCTGTGAGGTCGCCGGCGATGTGTCGGTTCGTGTCGCGTTCGGCCATGCGAGCAGTGCGAGCGCGACGATGACCGCCATGACCAGAATTCGACGCATCCGTTTTTTCTCCTCGGCTGACTCAGCGTATGACCGGCACTGAACGCGACTCCCCCTGCGACGCCTGGCCACCTGAGCTCTACCGTTCGTTGGTGCCTAGTCTAGGGGTTGCCTTTGCGAATTGAGAAGTCAAAGGCTTCACCATTGCGATCATCTGGCGTATTGTCGCCGCTGACGCAAATGCCTCGCCGTCGTTTTGCGGTTATGGGTGCATTGCAGCGTCGCCGATTGCCTCGACGTAGTGCCCTGTGAGGAGAGAGCGGTAGCAACCTGGGGAGATGAACAAAGCGTTAGCCAGGGCCGCAATCGAGGCCCGGTCACGAGGGCCATCTGGGTTTTCACCCTGCCAGCGAAGCCTTTGATCGCTGTCGCAGCCAGCGGTGGTATGACTGATATAAGTTGACAGGGGTGGGCCGCCGACCGAAAAGACGCTGGTGTCTACAACATCTGCGGTAGGGTGCAGAGGTACTGCGCCGAGCAGTGTTGGGCAGGGCAAAGGCGGTGATCATGCACCGTGGCCAGAGCGTTGGGTCGAGAGAGCGTAAGTTCAGATGGTGAATGTCGAGGCAATCGTTGCCATGATTCGCGGGTGCGTGCTACCCGCCGGTATGAGTACCCGCGTCATCGCCATCGATGGCCTTGGTGGGGCTGGCAAGACGACATTGGCAGCCATCCTTAGCACGTGGCTCGATGATTGTCCGGTACTACATACCGATGACTTCGCCTCCTGGGAAAACAATCTTGACTGGGCGCCTCGCCTACTTGAGCAGGTGCTGGTTCCGCTTCGAGCAAAGAGGCGGGTTCGTTATCAACGCTACGACTGGATCGCGCGGGCGCTCGGTGAGTGGGTCGAGGTTGACCCGACTCCCTTCGTCATCCTTGAGGGTGTCTCATCGTCTCGGGATCAGTTCCGTGGGGACCTAGCGTTGACGATCTGGGTGGAGACGCCCCGAGATGAACGCCTCCGACGAGGGCTGGCTCGCGATGGTGAAGCCATGCGAGCCTATTGGGAGCAGTGGATGCGCGATGAGGATCGCTATTTCGATCAAGAGCGCCCTGATCGACGGGCAGATATCGTACTCGATGGCTCCCAACCATGGACCTAGGGCGAACTAGGAGACCAGGGTGCGTTCGAACGAATAGCGCTTGCCCTCAAAGGTGTAGACGATCTTGACGTGAGTAAACACCCTCGAATGACCATCGACGGTAGTGGGATCGGTGAGGGTGATCTGGGTGTGAGGGTAGAAGTCCATCGAGGCCACTTTGCAGACCGGATTACACGGGGCAACCCCTAGGCGCCCGGTTCCGGTGGCGCTGTTGGCGCTCCAACTCGTCCAAGTTGCATCGGCGACGAGAGGGGAGGACGTGGCGCAGTTAAGAATGAAAAACGATGGCTCGCTCAATCGTTGTTTGGAACAGGACAAAACCCAACCGTGGTCGGAGGCGAGCTTGTGGCTGGCAACGCTCACAGAGCCACAAGCGCTCAGGCCAAGCCCAGCGACTAGCCCCACAAGGCACACAAGGAGGATTCTTCTCATCACGTGCCAAGCCTACCAACAGTGGATCCTGGTCGCTGAAGTGGTGGTTTCAGGCGGGTACCATCCAGAGGTGATTGAGCGTCGCCTGATCGAACGTAAGTGTTACCCCAGCGTGCCAGCTGGAGCGGTCTTCTGGTATTCGATTCGCGTAGACCCTAAATCACCCCTGTCGGCCCCTCGTCGACACACTCAGTCACGCGGCCTGTGAAGTCCTTGCTGATGACGAGTCTGGTTGTGGATATCGGCGACAAAGACGAGGGGCCAGTCCCGGCTGGCATCCGATGAGCCAGACGATTTGAGCAGCAACGTTGGGCCGAGTCCAGTCCCCCCCCAGAGACCAGTGATGTGGCAGCGATGGCTGCATGAGTGGTGGCTACAGTTCGTACTTGGTTCTCGGCTTTATTGTGCGTGTCTGAGAGATGGTGATCTCAGATTCTGGAAGACGCGGGTCGCTTCGACAAGGTAGCAAAGGCTCTGCCGTGGGTTGCTTGTGTTGGAGAGCGGGGTGATGTACTTTTCGTTGAATGATCAATTCGTGACTCTGTCGATGATCACCGCTAGGTCGATGATCACCGCTAGGTCGATGATCACCGCTAGGTCGATGGTCACCGCTAGGTCGATCAGCCCGCACCTGGGGCGCCACGGTGGGGAAAATCGACCGCGCAAACGTGGAGGTGTTAGCGGTTGATTATCACGTTGCTCTCAAGTCTTGCCCAGGGTCTCAGCGTAGTCTCATGCGTGATAGTATTGGCCGGGGTTAGAGCTGTTGTGCGGCGTCACCTTGGCGCGGTTTCGACTCGTTGGTGGAGCTCGGTGATACGAGATTGTGAACGTGTAGGTCCGCGGCATTGGCTCTCCATGACGGTAGACGTTGGTACGAGTGGTCGGCCACGCCGACCGGTAGACACGATCGTTGGTTAGACATAGCAGTTGGTTAGACATAGCAGTTGGCTGGATGCAGCGGTTGCTTGACGGTGGTAGGCGGTCAAAGCACTCGAACGGTTAAGCTGCTCGAAGGAAATGAGGAAAGATGAAGATCATAGTTTTTGGTGGTGACGGTTTCTGTGGTTGGCCAACGGCCCTACACCTCTCCTCGGTTGGTCACGAGGTCGTGATCGTCGACAACCTCTCACGCCGCAAGATCGACATCGACATGGAGACCGAGTCACTGACCCCGATCTCGCCGCTGAGCGTTCGGGTCAACACCTGGCATGAGGTATCAAATCACACGATCAGAACTCACCTCCTTGACTTGGCCACCGAGTTCGACCGCTTACGAGAGCTGTTAGTCACTGAGAAGCCCGATGCTGTTGTCCACTTTGCTGAGCAACGCTCAGCTCCCTATTCAATGCGCTCGGTAGATACCAAGCGCTATACGGTAGACAACAACATCCGAGCCACCCACAACCTGCTTGCCGCCATCGCCGATACCGATCTGCCGGTGCATCTGGTACACCTTGGCACCATGGGTGTCTATGGCTATGGCTGGTCCGATGACTCCTTGATCCCAGAGGGCTACCTCGAGGTCATGCTCGAGACCCCAGCTGGAGTCGTCAAGCGTGACATCTTGCACCCCACAAGCCCTGGCTCGGTCTATCACATGACCAAGACCCTCGACCAGTTGATGTTTGCCTTCTATGCCAAGAATGATCGCATCCGCGTCACCGACTTACACCAAGGCATCGTCTGGGGAACCCAGACCCCCCAAACCGTGGTCGATGAGCGCCTGATCAATCGCTTTGACTATGACGGAGACTACGGGACGGTATTGAATCGCTTCCTCATGCAGGCCGCCATCGGCCACCCACTGACCGTACACGGTACCGGAGGTCAGACCCGTGCCTTCATCCACATCACCGACACGGTGCGCTGCATTGAACTCGCCATTACCAACCCGCCAGAGCCAGGAGACCGTCCCCGCATCCTCAACCAGGTCACCGAGACCCACCGGGTTAGAGACCTGGCCAACCTGGTCGCCAGCCACACTGGGGCCGAGGTTCAAAACCTCCCCAACCCACGCCTTGAGGCCGACGAGAATACCCTCAAGGTCGACAACCACACCTTCCTGGAGCTTGGCCTCAACCCCACTACCCTCTCCGATGGCCTCATGGCTGAGGTCCGCGAGGTCGCGGGCAAGTACGCCTTTAGGGTGGACGACTCCAAGATCCTTGCCCGCTCCCTGTGGCGAAAGGATATGGGCACCCAGGCGTAGACCCAGCCGACACAGCGATGGATGCCTGGTTTAATGAGGGCATCTGCCACGTGACGATGGGCCGCATGCGCTCAGTACGGCGCGTCAAGCCGGGCGATAGCCCGTATCGCCCTTGATACCAGGGATCGAGGCTTTCAACACGGCGCTTAGGCGACCCGGCACGTGGCTGGGGTTTCTAAGACGATGCGTGACTCGCTGGCAATGAGTTCGGCGGTCGTGCGAATTCTCTCGCCGCAGGTGACGATGGCCTCAAGCGCACGGCCTGGTCCACCAGCCCACTGAAGGATGTAGCCAAAGGTGTACTCGCCGGTCTCGATCCCAAAAGCTCCGCATACCAAGTAGGCAACTGACTCTGCCTCGAACTCGGCGATTGGGCGGGTCACCCCGGCTCCGTCATGCAAAATGGCATGGCCCAACTCGTGAGCAAGTGTCTTGACCTGGTGGCGGGCGGAGAGGTTGTGGGAGATGGCGATGGTGCGGTCCCGGTGGGTGCACAGGCCGTTGATCCCCTCAGGCAGCGCATCGAGGCCAACCACAAACCCGTGATTGTTCGCCACTTGGGCGAGGGCACCAAAGAGTCCGATAGGGTCATCTCCGATTAGTAGCGTCGGTGTGACTGGCAGGTCAGCACCGGTTGTTTGGCTGATGTCGAAGACGGATACCGTGCGAAATTGCAGTGATCCATCACTGCGTTGGCTGGGGGCTACGATTTTGATGGCGTGAGCACCTTTGATCACCTGGCGGTCAAGCGATTGCCAGGTGCGATAGCCGGCAACCTGGGTTGCGCTTGGGCACTGTCGCCCTATCAGCAGGGCGTTGCGGGCGCTATAGGTGTGAAACCGCGATTGAACTTTGAGATAGCGTTCCCATTCTCCTTCGAGTGCCAGCGAGCGGATAGCATCTTCGAGCAGTGTGACGGTGATGGACATTCCTCTTCCCCTTTTCTTGCGCTTCAATACGTTGTGATTGAGGCCCAGAGGGCGAGGACGTCAGGTGCGTCGAAGATGGTTCTAGTCGCTGGCTCTGACAACCAACGAATGTGGGGGTCGCTCGCGTGTCTTGGCACGATGCATCGAAGCGGCTTGGAATGAGAACTGGGCCGAACTCGTTAAGGTAGGGACAACGTTATAGCTCTGGCCGAATCGTCACGAAGAAAGTACCAACATGACAGCTCGTATTGCACTGATGGGATCTGGTGAGACTGCGCCATCGATGGTCAAGGTTCATCGGGCCCTGCTGGCGTCCCTTGCCCAACCGCCTCGTCCGGTCCTCATCGATACCACCTATGGCTTCCAAGAAAATGCGGATGAGCTTACCGAAAAGGCGCAGGCCTTTTTTGACGAGAGCTTGACGACCGATCTCGGAGTTGCCTCGTTGCGTCGAGCCAAGGGCGCGGATGCCCTTGAGATCACCCGGTTCCGTCATGCTCTGGAGGGGTCCAACTACATCTTCGCCGGCCCGGGAAGTCCGAGCTATGCCTTAGGGAACTTGCAAGAGGTCGGAGCCGCGCAGCTCTTACGCGACCAGCTTGGCCGAGACGCGACTTTGTGCTTCGCGAGCGCGGCAGCCGTGACCACTGGGCGTTGGTCGATACCGGTCTACGAGATCTACAAGGCAGGGCAGGACCCTGTCTGGCAGGACGGTCTCGATCTCCTTGGCGCCTTTGGCATCGAGGCAGCAGTTGTGCCTCACTTCGATAACCGCGAAGGTGCTACTCACGATACGCGTTTTTGCTACATCGGTGATCGGCGGTTGCGCTTGCTTGAGGCACAGCTCCCTGGGGGTACTCCCATCATCGGGATCGATGAACACACCTGTGTCACCTTTGACGCCAATGGACGTGTCGAGGTGCTCGGCAAGGGTGTGCTCTCGATCCGGCGCGGTGGCGACACCAAGGAGTTCCCGTCAGGCTCGGTTCTCGATGTTCACGATCTCGGGCTTACTGAGTCGACTGCCGTGCACGCTGCACCATCAACGCCCGACGCACAGGCCCAAGATGCTCGAAGTCAAGCCATGGGCACCGAAGCCTTCCGTGCCGCCCTGGAGGACTTTGATGCTGACGCAGCTATGCAGCTGCTCGCCTCCGCCATTTCGCAGCAGAAATCAGATCAGGCGCTCGCCATGGTTGGACTCCTCGATGCGATGCTTAACGACGGCTTTGTCGATCGTCGAGCGCTCCTAGGTCCTCTCGTAGAGCTTGTAATCGACTTGCGTGCGGCCGCTCGGGCCGGGAAAGATTTTGCAACGTCTGACCGCATACGCGACGTGGTCGCTGCCTGCGGCATCGTTTTTGAAGATGGCCCTGACGGCACAACCTGGAGATTCGCGACCTCCGACTAGAGTAGTCTGGTCCCGAGCCCCCATCGTCTAGCGGCCTAGGACACCGCCCTTTCACGGCGGCGACACGGGTTCAAATCCCGTTGGGGGTACGTCTAACCGTCAGTCGGGTCCCATTGATGGGATTGTGAGGTCTATCCCATGGTGGGATCGTGAGATAAACCCTCACGCGTGGTGCTGATCAGGCGAGCCAAACAATTGGGCCCAAGGTAAGCCTCAGCCCCGTGCGTGTGCCCCAAGGATACCGCCGTCTTGTACGCCCGCTCATTGTGGTTTTTACCACGACGATGGTTGATTACACGAGATAGCGCAGCCTCGTGCTCTGGTCATTGCGCTGATCGTTGGGTTGAGGGGCGCGCGGTGATCACCGTCTGAGATCAACGGTCGTGTGGACCAAGGGCTGTTGTGGCAGGGTCGAAAGCCCCAATCTTGTTCAAAAGCCCCTATCATTTCGCGCGTCGTGTGCTGGTGAATCTAGCCTGGACTCATGCGATCGAGCCGGTTCTCTCGTTGAGGTATCGATCGGCATCGATGAATGAGTCGACGGGTTGAGGAAGAAGGTAGATGGTGATGGCGACGACAAGAGAACAACGCTACGATCAGGCTCCACAGCTGGTCTTTTGGGAGACCACTAAGGCCTGCCCGCTGGCCTGTCGTCACTGTCGTGCCGATGCGATTTCGTGCGGTCTACCCGATCAGCTCTCCACACAAGAGGGTCTAGACCTCATCGATCAGATAGCGAGCTTTGGCCAACCGAGTCCCATCCTGATCCTGACCGGGGGCGATGTCCTCATGCGCGATGATCTCGATGAGCTGATCGTTGCGGCCAAGTCCCGCAAGGTTCGGGTCGCGCTCGCGCCGGCGGTTAGCCCTCTGTTATCAGAGCAACGCCTTATCGCGTTACGGTCGCTGGGCGTACGGTCCGTCTCGATCTCCCTGGATGGCGTTGGTGCGGCCCATGATCGAATCCGTGGCGTTGGGGGACATTTCGAGCAGACTGTCGAGGCGATCAATCTGTTGCAGGCGTATGGATTTCTCGTCCAAATCAACTCAACCGTGATGGTCGACACCGTCGATGAATTGCCCAAAATTGTGGAGTTTCTCGTGTCCAACGAGCTCAAAATCTGGGAGGTCTTCTTCGTCATCGAGGTTGGTCGCGGTGTTAGGATGCTCTCGTTGGACCCAAGCGACAATGCAGATGTCGCCAGTTTTCTCTACGACATGAGCGGCTATGGACTCGTGGTTCGTACCGTCGAGGCCCCATTCTTTCGCAGGATCGTTCGCCAACGCCAGGAGGGTTCCCTGGACAATGGTCCACGGTATCGGGAACTGATCGCGCAAGTTCATCGCCGTCTGGGTGTCCCACGTCACGCGAACCGGGTGGCACTCGCAAATACTCGGGATGGCAAAGGGATCATCTTTGTCGCCCAGAATGGCGATGTCTATCCCTCTGGCTTTCTCCCTATGAGCCTGGGTTCAGTGCGTGAACAATCGTTGGTATCGATCTATCGAGAGCACCCGCTCCTGCGTGATATCCGGGCGTCTAACTTCACGGGTCCGTGTGGCAGTTGTGACTACCGCGATCTGTGCGGTGGCTCGCGCTCAAGGGCCTTTGCCGCGCTCGGTGATCCACTGGGTTCAGATCCAGCGTGTGCTTACGTGGCATAAAAGCGACCAAAGGGTCGCTGTCCGTTTGAACAGCGACCCTCATGGAGTCGCATGGTTTAGGTTTGGGGGTCGGCACCGGCAGCCACCGCCTGGGCCCAGGTGTAGCTGTAGGAGATAGAGCTGAGTGCGCTGTTGGGAACCTCGGTGACCACGGTGGCATCTGATTCAAAACCTGCCCAACCGCCGAGTGAGGACTCGTTGATGCTCGCCGCTCCCATCACAGGGGTGTAACCGGCCGAGTTGGGAACCAGGATGTTGGCGCGGTGGCCCCAACATCCCGATGAGGTCGGGCTCGTGCAGGCCAAGTTGCTGGTGTTGCCAGCGCCTCCCCAGCCGTCATTGTACATCCAGTCGTACATGCTGCCAGCGGTAGAGAAGTCCTCAGCCCAGTTCGCCCAAAGGCCGAGCGCCCATGGGCCCGTTTGGAACGTGGCTTGCGAGATCGGTGGATCGGTGTTGGCTGAGGAGCCCTGGGCGGCTAGGGCGTTAAGCGAGTTGACTAGACCGTAAACCGGGGTCAGACCACGAGAGACTCGCTCTTCGTTGACGAGCACAAAAAGCTGGTCAATGGCGGGAAGCTGATAGAAGTTTTGCGGTAAGGTCATCGACGGCAACCCTTGGGCGGCCCTGCCGTTGTCGAGCGCACTGACCCCGGCCTGCTCGCAGGCGGTGCTGTTGGCAATTTGGCCAGCGTCGACATCCGCGGTGCAGCTGGAGTAATAATCGGGATTGGGTGCGATGTTGGCGGCTGGATTGAGCAGCGAAGCTGGGGGCGGGGGACTCTGATTCGATGTGTTCGCCTGTGGTGCGCTCTGCTTTGGCGCCTGGGTAGTCCCGGTCGGCTGTTGACCACTGCTGTTATGGGTTGTTCCTCCACTTGGCGTGCT
The Ferrimicrobium sp. genome window above contains:
- a CDS encoding transposase, with amino-acid sequence MRAGGTACFAYNWRLARWKERYEAHKADPSVLAPSQYLLRCELNSIKREPFPWMMDVTKCAPQEALIDLGSSFDNFFKGRGRYPKFKKKGICDSFSLSSGTFGVDPNRVRIPKFGYVRMSEPLRFDGRILSATVSRRTDQWFVSFAVEVDDSSPTIKTKRSVGVDLGVKTLATLSNGEKSDGPKAQAKLLKKQHRLSKQLSRKQKGSKNRHKAQLKLARLNARIADIGNDSLHKLTTELASNYEVICIEALHVPGMVNNHNLARAVSDMGFFEFKRQLSYKCEKFGSQLVIIDRWYPSSKTCSACGRVAASMPLSVREWTCDGCGASHDRDTNAASSAGSNDCGEESSGQTPSLGLASGETGSDEAVSELQTYVSGFV
- a CDS encoding methyltransferase domain-containing protein, translated to MMERRRVDHSYLTSFAYADATRLGARIAIYDYQQPKIDLVAEVRDALGVTQGMRALDVGTGDGRYAHAITKDGGSAIALDLSLGMLKGVGGTWTRVVADAETLPFTSASIDRIVAAHMLYHLAHPQQALAQFARVLTPEGVLIATSNTEIHLQEMRRLWDELLDDRGLNTQEPNLALMNLELPIDRLLADAGATFHHVESRLLTSSPRCDNAEALFAYAASTTAAMTTSELGYDLLTPFGDKVQALIECDGAFNITTQVILIRCTDPRSTPLQLIEDQ
- a CDS encoding 3-hydroxyacyl-CoA dehydrogenase, whose product is MKQFHHVVVAGLGVLGAQIAYHSAYSGFAVTGYDVNQESLDVGRVRLEQLRDSYGIRVLDRDPVKAQAGFERITLTTDLSEAAQGADLVIEAIPEDLEIKRSFYTKLGPMLAPTTIIATNTSTLLPSDLMDATGRPDRFLALHFANQIWRHNTAEVMGTSSTDPAIYEQVVTFAKQIGMIPIEIKKEQAGYLLNSLLVPWLMAASSLFMDGAADPAMIDLTWRTATGAPAGPFQVFDVIGIRTAYAVSAAGDANQQAFANYLKEHLLDQGKLGVESGEGFYRYPAGDDQDPGTDGD
- a CDS encoding G1 family endopeptidase, with translation MRRILVMAVIVALALLAWPNATRTDTSPATSQRPPSQTSTLGATQLTADTAPSQPGYYLASKDGGAYAFGTPSYGSTYTYGLTGLGGSHPLNAPIVGMAAAPNGGGYWMVAADGGVFDFGDAPFEGSLVGKRISAPIVAMAATSTTPTITTTALPSAIVGEPYASSITATNLGTAGTLSATGLPAGLSLTQSGTIQGTPTSPGVSTVTVTATNGAATSTQSLDLAVTEPLQGLTTSVTPQASSNWAGYYVEPGSYDAITGTFIVPTLSANQPSYCLGSQPGPTCSLSEWVGIDGANNASLIQAGVELTPVGNGSTYQVYPWWEILPNVQTNVNTLTISAGDQVTINIYKTDSAANWEIQIIDDTTGNAFTTTQTYNGPGASAEWIVEAPSTTNGAILQVPTLNSPVTFSNLGVNTSANGSVSQAVQSFLCQVTTEQPGSLSSDQFQVTQLAGASGPCLNASLFNSGNGTRIKTSAENTKIEALQ
- a CDS encoding NAD-dependent epimerase/dehydratase family protein, whose protein sequence is MKIIVFGGDGFCGWPTALHLSSVGHEVVIVDNLSRRKIDIDMETESLTPISPLSVRVNTWHEVSNHTIRTHLLDLATEFDRLRELLVTEKPDAVVHFAEQRSAPYSMRSVDTKRYTVDNNIRATHNLLAAIADTDLPVHLVHLGTMGVYGYGWSDDSLIPEGYLEVMLETPAGVVKRDILHPTSPGSVYHMTKTLDQLMFAFYAKNDRIRVTDLHQGIVWGTQTPQTVVDERLINRFDYDGDYGTVLNRFLMQAAIGHPLTVHGTGGQTRAFIHITDTVRCIELAITNPPEPGDRPRILNQVTETHRVRDLANLVASHTGAEVQNLPNPRLEADENTLKVDNHTFLELGLNPTTLSDGLMAEVREVAGKYAFRVDDSKILARSLWRKDMGTQA
- a CDS encoding ImmA/IrrE family metallo-endopeptidase; this translates as MSITVTLLEDAIRSLALEGEWERYLKVQSRFHTYSARNALLIGRQCPSATQVAGYRTWQSLDRQVIKGAHAIKIVAPSQRSDGSLQFRTVSVFDISQTTGADLPVTPTLLIGDDPIGLFGALAQVANNHGFVVGLDALPEGINGLCTHRDRTIAISHNLSARHQVKTLAHELGHAILHDGAGVTRPIAEFEAESVAYLVCGAFGIETGEYTFGYILQWAGGPGRALEAIVTCGERIRTTAELIASESRIVLETPATCRVA